aaaagttgtccttttttccctccctcttgcAAATTCCTCAACCAAGGTTTCTGAATGCCTTACCATAGAGCACCCAAAGGAGGTCACCTTGGATCAAAGAAGAAGCCATGTCAGTTGCTGATGCGTTCAATTATATTCATGAAAGGGAGTCATTAAAGTTGCAGGAGACCAGATGTAAAGGCCTATttatacacacagtgtgttacagaaggTTTGCGCGttttatgcttttctttctttttttttctctcttccttcgCTCTCCCCCCCATTACTCGCACGAACTCTTGTCTACATCACATCTGATGAGATCATGAAATATTGAAGACTGTCCATGTCTATGAGCGAGACTATGACagactgctctgtctgtcttcctccttTCTCAGCATCACACGGCTATTTTAGTACATGATATATAACATGAATAATTGACTAAGGAGGGTTGTAACAGCGCTATTAATTATGGGCTATTAGTGGTAGGATTgtacatggaaaaaaaaaaaaaatcaatatgacAAAGTAAGAACAATGCTTGAATGGCAGAATAGAGGGAAAAGGGACAGGCGAAGATTCGTGGAGCCCCTTCCATCATGCATTCTGTCCATCACTGCAGAGGAAAAGCGTGACTGAATTATTCAGCTGCGGAGAGTGCAGTGTCTGACCAGTGATGAGGTGAATGTATGGGAAGCTTTTATACGGGGTCCGGGGACTCGTGTCTTTGAAAGCATACAGCTATAGCTTGCCGCTACACACTATTTAGAACCGTGTTCCAATCAAGCTGATATGTCTTTACACTGATTAGCCTAAGAATTCAAGTtagaagaaagacaaagatgaaTGCACGTTTTTACCTGGCAATAATATACTGCATTTGGCTAGTGTGGCAAGGTATCACTGTAGCAAAGTACAAGGGACCATTTGCTTAATGCCCAATTACTTGGAGAGAACTGAATGATTGTCAGCCAATAACAATGCCAAGCGTTGAGAGAAGCCTTAGCCGTGCGTATGTTCTAAAGGGACATGGAGGATATCTGAGCGGTGGGGAGATGAGGCTTAAGATTTGAGGAAAGaacaaaagggagaaaaaataagagccaaaaacaaaaagtcaaacaatttactttgtgtttgaatCACTTAAAATATAAGCAAATCAAATCCGTTTGAATGAATAAAGAGCggattaatttaattttcttctGACACTCacaattgcaaaaaaaaaaaaaaaaaaaaaaaagtaaaaagaaagaaagaaaaaaagactggcATTCTCTACAACACTTCTCCGTAAACATCAGTGAGAATGAGgtttaaagaaaatgactggaggagaaaaaaggaaaaaatcagGACATGGAAACAtacttcaaaacacacaaaaccaacatTGCAGTATATTTTCAGCATGCTGGATTAAATGATTTATACAAGACTGAGTAAATAATCCATAAAGTCATGCATACACAAAATCCACAcgaaaaatccaaaataaaacacacacacatatacacaaaccaTATGactggaggtaaaaaaaaaaaaaaaaaaaccccaaaaaacaaacaaaaaaaaaccacagcacaatgagagtgagaaggacagacagtggAAAGAGACGCTACATTGTATGTGATAAACACACAAGGCTTACATTATAGCTATCAGAACATTTCCTTATGAAGAGTACGCCCAAAGACTCAAATGTCCAAATGATCTCGCTAATTCAAAAGTGACCGCACaccacagcaacagacacaggCCTGGGTCAACTCTCTCACTTTATCAAAGAACCGTTATAGACCCTTTCCGAGACTGATATAAGCACATGAGACATGCAACGGCCAGTGATGAAAGCATTTGTATGTATATCACTGCGACACAGTATCAATGTCCATACTGAGGAGTGTAACTGTAattgtacagaaaaaaaaaaagattttgtacATCAAGACTACTAAGTGCATAGTTACCTGAAAAAATGGGATCCACTGTCTCCAGTGCCAATCTGTGCTCAGGTGAACGCAATGAACAAGATATACAATACTGGTGGTGTATTTCCTATGTCACAGTAACCTTAACTTCATGTTTGATCAGTGACACATATTTGCAATTTGATTATCCATCATTCTGGAAGGCTACTCTTGAAAGGCTGATTAATGTGAATACTGAATACTTAGTAGTGATGTAAACGGCAATTTGAGATCTACTGAATTGTTGTAAAATCTGTTAAGACGAAGAGGCAATAGAGCACTGTAAAGattgaggctttttttttttgttttcccgaaaacattaaatgaatcaaaaatTAATATTCACACGTTAAAATggaatcattttctctctcagatgatgTCTGATTATAATGGTAATGAGCATTTTCCTTCTATTTTAATGATGGCATTAAACTGAAGTAATACAAGCTGCTCTCTGATTCTTCAGACAGATTTCCAACAGCTTGTCGCGGTGGGAGAATTAGTTTCATTAGTTTCATTGTTTATTGATTACGgcaccaacacagcactggAGAAGTTAACACTCAAggggggcacacacacacacacacagaagaaaaaaaaaatcagtttaaaaacttCATTAtcagtagtttaaaaaaaaactgaaacaaacaaataaggtATTTACTATaactgaaagacaaattaaatgaaacataCTTAAAATAAtctcaaaattaaaaatattcataaaaatatatatatatattttccctGTTGGGACTAGAAATACAGTGTATGGTGATAGAGCTCGGAGGAACCATGTGGTTCCCAAAGAGGTGGTGTGGAGAATGTACCTCTCGATGCTGCAAAAGACAAGCAATAGCAGACTTAAGATGGAGAACAACTTTCGGTTTTAAAGGGGcgggtcagaaaaaaaaaaagaaagaacccTCCAAGAAAGGGTTAGGCACTGTTGATTGAGGATCCCAGTGATCTTGTGACACCTGCTCTGTTGCATTTGCTCCAGACCAAGACAGACCTTAACTTCTGATCCTCTTAACACATCATCATCCCATACAATATGAGGTCTCCTGGGTAACCAAGATATTCTTGGGTAACTGAAAAACCCAGAACCAATGAACCAAAAATCCAAGTGCTGGGTAGCATCCATCTTGCGAAATATTCGTGTTCAAGTTCAAATCACTGACTTATTTCACAGATAAGTTACAGCATTACTCCATCTAGAGTTCTCAATTCGAGCACACTGGATAGATTGTGTTTGCAGAGGCATGATGGTATGGCTATTTCCtgcactctctcttctctatgacagtgaggagaatCTCAGCCCACACTCTTACTGAAAGGCATATGTTCAGATGCTAACATTCTTGAGGGACACTTGATGCACTGCTCTGTTGAAGAGGCTCTCCATTCAAGTCTTTGAAGAAAGCTCTTAAAGAACCCAGGCTATGCCGTTTTTCTCTTGCTGTTAATACCATTTTCGAATGAGCAAGTTCCTCATTTTTTGAAGAATGACTACGAACATAATGACTTCAGCGATAGTTTTTAGGGTGGGAAGAGCAAGTGCAATGTTAATCTTGTCCCCTTTGCCTGTAGGCTGCTTAGACTAGTGATATCCAGAAAGACAGAGGTCTGGACAAGGAAGGTAGAGTAGCACAGCTCATTGTATCAGTCCAGAAGGTTTCCATGCTCCTGCGCTCTGGTAAGGCTGTCTTTGCGATGTAGGTGGTGGACCCCCATCCTTTTGGGACTCTTCTGTGGTCGGGTGGAGCCTGTGGGGCCAGCGGACAGTCCTGTCTTTGGATGGTGGTGTAGAGGGGGCTTCTCTGCATAATCCTCCAACCCAGCCAGGACTCTGGGAGCAATGACAGGAAAGTCCTGAGGAAGGATGTCTCGCTCCTCGGCCGAGCTGCCTGCTGACCCAGCATCCTCCGCAAACTCCTCCTccggctgctgctgctgcttggCCGAGGTTGGGCTGGTTTCTACAGCAACAGCGGTGTCACCACTGGCACCATCACTGTTATCAAGCGGGTCAAGGCTCATCAGCAGCCGCTCGCTCTCCTCCGGAGAAAAGTTGCCACCGTACTGCCCTTTCTTGGTGCGGAGGTCCGCCATGCTGCTGGTGTCTGTATCCAGGCTGGACTCTCTGCTGGCGGTCCAACTCCGGGCTGAAGAACCTTCCTCTCCGTCAGAGTACGCTCCTCGTATGGCCCCTCTGTCAATGGCCTCAGACCCAGATTTAACGCTACGGGTCCTCTGAAGATCCTTGATCGTCTCACTGCTAAAGGAAGTACGATTGACCAGGGTTCCCTCCGAAGAAGGTGCCATCTTTTCGACGAACATACGTTGCCAATTGGCAAGCAGGTCTTCCTCTGAGCTATCCGAGCTGGCAAAAGCACTGGGGGGCTGCGGGGGGCTGCTGAAGGGGCTTGACTGGCTGGACTGAGGTTCTGTGACGTCCATCTGCGGGAACGAAGGCCGATGGTTGGGAACGTttcctccaacaccaccaccaccaccaccaccacctgaGGATGAGGAGGTCCCAGAGCGCCAGCCTCCATCAGACACAGCGGGGCTGTTGGGCACAGTGCGCTGGCGATCGGCAGCCTCATCCTCGTTCTGAACCAGGCTGAGAGAGATGGCCTGCCGTGTGGCATAGGTACAGTTGGGCAGCGGGCTGTTCTTAGGGATCTTCACCTTGTCGTCGGAGGAGAATTCAATCACTTTACGGCCAGGGTAGAGGGGATGCGGTGGCGGAGGGGTGGGATAAGGGCTCAGCTTCTCGAAAGAGGGCGCGGCTCCCTCTTCACCCGACTGGCAATCCAGGCTGCCCTGACGACGGCACATGCCGTTGAGATGCTGTTGCTCCGAACCAGGGCCCGCAGGGAGTCTGGCGTGACCCGGACCCCCGTTCTCTCTCCCTGCGCTCTCATCCTGGGGGCCAGTCATGTCCACGTGAACAAACACATCCTCAGCCACGGGTCGACCTGCGCTACTGCTGGACTGGGCAGAGTTGAGCACCAGTGGCTCAGGCTTCTCCAGGACACGAGCAATGACTGAAGTGGGGACCACGTCGGCGGGCGTCAGGCTCAGGGTGTCTGGTTCCTGGGCCTGTGCACCTTGCGAGCCCTGGGCCCTTTCAGGCAGGCTGTTCTTCATGTGCTTGTTCACCATGTCCTGTAGCTCATACGGCAACTGTAAGatacaaaagagagaagacacacacacaaaaaaaaaacgtgacagGTTTCACAAGCCAAAGGTCTGCACTTTCCCtgctttgaaaaatgaaagcacTTGAATAACTCTTGTCCATAAATAATTGAATTAGGGATGTTAATGGAAAACATCCTAATAAAATCTGCTTGAGCTCTCCTACCTGCAGCTTCCTGAAAATTTATACACATTGCTTAATGACTGTGAGGACCGGCTTTTCACCGACTGAGACAAATTCCCTGTGACTTCCGAGGCTTTTAAACAGCCCATTCAGTCGCTTAAAGTGAGTGTGCCGGGACCACTTCAGTCCAAGAGTCAACTTTAATAATAGTGGCGCTAGCCACTATCCTTAAGAAGCAAATACATCAGagacatacataaatacatgctCCTGTACAAgaacaaaatgttcaaaaccCAAACTGTCAACCACAGCATACTATTTCCTTAACATGAGGATGGCTGGGTTTTGTCTATGGTTGAAAATGTAATTTGAGACACTATAATTGCTTTTATCATGTTCAGTGTGAGCTTTATTGAGCCGCTTTGATCCTCTCTCATGGATATATTCCGCTTTAACAGTGACCTTAAGAAATGTCCTGCAGCTATAGGACTAGCTATTCATGCTTACTGAGATATAAGtaggagagaaaataaaagccTATCTGCCGAGATGGCCTCATTGAACACTATCTCAACCTTGATCAAGAGAAGCAGAAGAGAGGGCGCCTCTTTTTAAGGTCACCTAATGTCTCCCTGCCCTAActcagggggagaaaaaaaaaaaaaaaaagagaaaaaaaaaatctcacctcAAATTAGATTATTAGTGTAGAGaggcaagaaagaaagagaaagggatagagagagagagtgaagaaaaaaagacaggcgTCTAGGGCCTTTATTCCGTGCAGCTGACTGACGCAACTGGGCAAGGTTGGGCTGGGCGATCGATTTGTGGAAAATGGGCAGGGAAAATTAGCGATCACAGGACCCTGCTTGGCCGTTGCCCTAACGATCCTGTGGGCCAGTGATTGCCCCCAAACCCTTCACTTCCTCTGGGCACCAGGGCAAGGGGAATCAATAGACTCGGACCATGATTCCCTGCTCTGCCTTCCAGGTCAGGAATCTGCATGAGATTCCTGACATTCCACCTTCCCAGAGGGCACTGCGCGCACAAGTCCGACAACAAAGAAAGTTCCCACGCCATACAGGATCACAGAATCAAAACAGGGATGTGTATCAACTctccactcacatacacaaacaacaacaaaaacacacactcgcaaacccacactcacacatgcacacgcatacaacATGGAACCACAGGACTACGACCCAAGACACTATGAATTAAGTTAATCTACCTATAGCACCAGGGTTTCTTGGGTAACAACACCAAGCACAGCAGATCGACTGATGTGCTGATCAAATCCAGAGGTAAAAGACCATAGGTGTTTGTAAAAGCCGCTTTGAACATGCTAAGGGTTCAGTATCAACAAAGAGTGTTATCATATCCCCACCTGACCCAAAACAGTGTAAATGAACAGATCATCAGGCCAGAGTGGTCCAgaatcgagaaaaaaaaaaaaagaacagacccTGTTTAGAGTCTGAAGTATATTTAGATAgcgaggggtgtgtgtgtgtgtgggggggggggggggtccatgtGATCTGCCTGGTGCcgatcagcagagagagagagaaagagagagagagagagaggggcatgTTTGAGACCTACTCTCCTGAATCAGTGCATCTGGACAGACAAGATGACTCAATGCTGTTTGCTGCCTCTGCGCTTCTGAGCACTCACACATTCCCAGGAGGCCTGCGTAACCATGGTTATCTGTCGTTTGCTGTGGTCTGGTTTTATCTGCCTGAATCAGTGACATGCTTTTTCTCCCCCCATCTCTCGTAATATACTAACGTCTGTTGGAAGGAAGCAGACAGCCTTGTGGCAAATACTCAGACTTTTATAGTGTCCTCAAGTACAGAGTTGTACAGTGTCGATCGTACTGCATTAGTGGTTGTTATCTAAATATAGTGCTTTGTTGCAACTGGGTACTGTTCTGCAGAGAGCAAAGACAATAACTAACACTCTGCTGACAGCTCACTCTAACATAATTGGTCTTAACATCTCAGAGCACTTCAGGTGCTGTGTAAAGACACAACACTGGTTTGCCAAGTacattttgagagagaaacaggttgTAGCTTATTCTTATTACGCAGGATGAACAAGGGTTGAGAGCTATAGTGCACAAAACAAAGTGTGCTCAGCAAAGATCcttgaaacagaaacaaaaacatgtctaGTTTTTTCTCTCGTCATAATGTTCATACTTTGAGTATGTATAAAAAGGTTGATAATGGAAAAATCTGCCATTGATTATTAATCACGAGTGTGACAGGACACCAGGATAGCAGGAGAGAAACCTCAGGCAGGTTCACCTCAATATCATTAGCTATTGCTACTGTTGCTCCACACACATTAATGAATtaagggagggaggaaaggtAATTCAGCCGATGAATTATATATCCCCTAAAAATAGCCTAAGTTTCCGTTTCCCCATCGGGCTCATCGCACAGAGCCTGTGTATCAACAGTAATAGATCACAGAGATTAGTCACTCCTGTCCATTCATAACAgtacaaacaaattaaaaaaaaaaaaaaaaaggggtgtgAAAAGGTCAAACTGTAAGTGTACAGCCAGAGGCAACGATTTTCCTTGTGTCCTTATCGCTGCGGCGACCAACTCGAACTCGTGACAGTATTGCGTGAATTATAATGATAAATCAAACTGTAAAACCGTGATTCAGGCCCTGAAacgtttttaattttgtttcaaaatggATTGATAATGATAAGACTTTATAAGTGTCAAGAGGAAAAGTTCAAATCAAAGTGAATATCCAACATTTATCATCAATTACGATCTAGAAAAATACAACTACTGACATTCTTTTTCTCTAGACCAGTGGTATCCAAATCCACTTCTGCAAGACAGAAGTCGTGCTGGCTTCCATATCAACCTACCACTGCGCTCTCTGATTGACTAAATAGGGCACACAGATGTTtccaaggtaaaaaaaaaaaaaatcaagctctAATTACACggtgagaagagaaaaacagcaggactttGGTCTTCCTGAACTGGACTTGGCCACCCTGCTCTATATCAATTACTTCCAAATTTCAAGTAGTTCTTAGAGAGTTTTTTAAGTCATTATTGTTAGTATAGACGGCGTGAGTCGTCTGTCGTGGAACCCCTTCATAAGAGCAGAAGTTCATGTATCATATCTTAGTCGTACAGCAATCATCACTGTTTCATTAGTTAGAATCACCGAGCATTTTATGTACCTTAACTGGGCTAATGCAAAAACAATCTTCACAGTCCCCAGGTGACAACTTATTATGACTAATGTATCCCCTCTGCAACAACTTTACACACCTACATAGATACACAGACATAACTTTGTTACAcaaccagaaaacacacaacctTCAAACTGCCAACCACATTtctataaatgtaaaaaaaaaaaaaaaaaaaaaaaaaaaacaggccatgGCTGCAAAATCATTGACCAGCTCTAGGAAAAACTCGTTTGAAAGGTGAGAAGTTTTCATAAGGAATTTCCGGGGCAGTAGAAGAATTAAATGCCGAACTCAAAAGGTCATGTAGAGTAATGATcagttcaaatatttttttccccactataAAAATCACAGAGATCCaacaaaatatgtaaaaattatttttttccctcccttttttggggggtggggtggagggggtgaaTGTATGCCTTCTGGAAGACATGACATGAAAACCTGCAAGAGCATTGCCCGCTGCTTTAGTCTACTTGAGCTCCTGGTCTTTCAGTTTACTGAAATTCAGGGTAATAAAAACGAGGACAGTTTGAGCCATTGACTTCGGCCAATTACATTTAACGGACCAGGCCGGTTCACAGGCAGCGACCAGATGATGCGCAGAATACTCGAGAGCCCCTGCGACTGGACGGCTTTGATAAATGCTTGTTTGCACTTCAGCACCTTTAGTGGGAGAGGCAGAGGCTGTCCATCACACTTAGATctgctgtttttcctcctgtggACACAGAAAAGGccaaaacagacagatgtgtctGGAGTTTGGCAACCTGTCAATAACAGGTCTTTTTTTCCCGCAGGCTAGACCGTCCATGTCCGTTTGGCATATCAAAAGATCAGCTGTGATTCACAGCCTGACCATGTTAATCTACGcgttcagagacacacacacacacacacacacacacagaggcaaataCATCCATCTTTTGGACCGCAATAAAGAGCCCAATGCAGACTTGacttttttattctctccctctctctattcacttggtctctctctcttagtctctctctctctctctctcaaggacTATTCTTCTCTGACGGCAGGCAGAAAAAAACCTCAGCTGAACTCCGGttcctttagaaaaaaaacaaaaaaaaaaaacaaaaagagagaaagaaaaaaagcatgaaggGCCGATCgcgttctctttctccctctctctttctctcttccctgcgTCCGTGATTGTCACTGCGGAGTGCAAAATACATTCAGACTCCAGGAGTTTTGACTGTCCCATTTAGAGCGACTGCACTCCTTTAGAGTCCAGACCACTCCCTTCGGAGAACGAGACGCATACTTACGTCGGCAAACTTGTGGTTCCTGAAATGGGACTTATTGCACTTCAGCAGCTGTACCGCCAAGTTACAGTCTTGCCGATAGCGTTCctgaaaagagagcagagagaatggACAGGGAGGGGAAGGGTGGAGAGACGGATGTTTgtaagaataaaagaaaaaaaaagtagagaatGACAGACGGatgacaggagaaaaagaagaaaaaaagatcagtaaTGAGCCATCACTCTTGGACAGCAGTtagatatgtttttgttttttgtttttctccctacGAACTTACTCACACTTTAAAAAGTTcccaggtgtgtatgtgtgtttgtgtttgtgtgtgtgtgcgtgtgtgtgtgtgcgtgtgcgtgtgtgtgtgtgcgtgtgtgtgtgtggggagggtaACAGAGAGTAAGTGAGGTCAGAGCCTGTAGCATTTACAGAGAAATAGGTGAGAACTGCTCttcagtctgcagtctgaaaACGAAACATTTGACTGATGTGCAGCCGATCTGTCCAAGGAGATGAAACACTTTGCTAAAGCGCGGCAAACAGACGGCTAAACGTGGTTCCTACACCGCTGTAATTAGATCCCTGTGGTACCCTTGCTCACATACATCCTACGAAAGGGGCGGAGCAGTGGTGCATTTGCTTAGAAATTCCTGAGCTGAAATGCTACAATAACTTTATATGGTGCTCTTCAGTGTAATTTGgcaagagacacacacacacacacacacacaggcaggcacgcacgcacgcacaaaggGATTAATTTTCCGATGAACAATTCAAACTCTGCGGTCTTGAGAACAAAACATATTTACTATAGCACAGTCAAGAGGGTATTTCAAAAAGAAGCCAGCCAGATAACTGAGGAAATTCAAAACTGTTCAACAGGAAAACATCTAAGGGGATGTTCCATCTGGAATCTCTGGACTTTTGACCCAAGTTATCCAGCGAGCAGATATCCTGCTTTGTGAAATAGCCTCCATCCTTCACAAGGAAAAGAATTAAACGACCTTGGAAAAATATCATTCAGCACTCAGCTGGATTCACTGTATTCGTTGCAACCAGCGCACACTAATATTTAAATGCTACCGTTTGCAGTAGATAGCTCCTGAGGCTGTAAGGACAGAGAACATGTTCTCCTCGAGGGCCAAAATGACTTCTTGGAACAAGTACAGATCTGACAGTGCAGCTCTACAGAATTTTAGCACTGAActttttgcttttcagttcTAGTAGCTGCAATCTGAAGTAGGCTAACGCTGCAGCAGcggtaacacacaaacataaaaaaaaaaaaaaaaaaaaaacaccaccacaaaaccacaaattACTGCACATACATTCAGTTCCTCCAGCTTGTCAATCGTGTTCTTGGCATCCACGAGCTTGTTGGTGAGCTCCACTATCTCTTGGTCCATGGTTTTCTTGTCTCGCTCCACTTTGCGAAGCTGTGAAAATGGGAAAGCAAGTTGTTAACAGCACTGATGACAGCAGCTCACTGCGGTGAATGACCAGCCCAGGCGCTAATGGCTTAGCTcatcattgttttaaaaaaagagaggtcaGAGGAATTTGTTCACCGTTTGGCGCAAATACTTAACATTTCTCTCGTTCTTATCTCTCTGCTAACACGCAGATGGGGTTTATGAGTGGGACTGACAAAAATAGCAAAGGTAAAGAAACTGCCTGACAGATAAGTTCTCTAAAATAAACAGCGACAAAGCTGTATAATCATTAAAtagttttcttttaacttcaatctctctctctctctctctaattctgtCTTTAGTTCTTTTGCTGTCCACACCAAGAAGaacctgagagaaaacagagcccTAAGGTAACACTGTCTAGCAAGCCAATCATTTACAGCCTAATGTGTAATGAATCTGTTTTGTATCTAGCTGTTGGATATGTAAGGCAACCATTCATTAGTTCCACAGCAAGCTAAATAGCAaagatgtttgtgtatgtcttcAACATAGCCTAAGCGTGGAAAACCGGGAACCTGCAGCCTGTACAGTGCACCTCAACTATGGATGGTAAATAGTCTAATGATTAGCGTAATATAATGTGAATTCCCTGCCATGCCAAATTCTCAGATGGATGTTTTATAATGGCAGATCTACGAAGAAGGCAGCACAGACTCagttgttcttttgtgtgtgtgtgtgtgtgtgtgtgtgtgtgtgtgtgtgtgtgcaaaaggcCCAGAACAGAAAATAAGCATACCGAAAGCTCATATCAGGCACATAGACTctgcatctacacacacacatacacacagttacaggCCTGTGAGACCAAATAACGACCCACAATGTTGTCTGTCTGCCAGCTCCATATTAACCTCGTTATGGTTGTGGCCAAAGCCTATGTCTCTGAGCTATCTGCATTTTCTCACTCAAATATCAGCTGAAGGCTTCTGATTGCCTGATTCCTCTGACCCAAACCTAGCATGTGAGCCACACAGCGGAACCCTACCACTTAGTATAATCAAACCTGATGATGGCCCCTGAAAATGAAGAGTATTGTATCTATGTGATACAAATAGCATAAAAATACCCTCTGAGACGTcagaacaggaggagaaaaaaaaaatt
This sequence is a window from Chanos chanos chromosome 4, fChaCha1.1, whole genome shotgun sequence. Protein-coding genes within it:
- the tjap1 gene encoding tight junction-associated protein 1, translating into MTSAAPARKPYRKAPPQHRETRHSVPAFREDLGGSGPTPSHPEPCQESLSDGDRIKILQQQNEDLRRRLSQTTHKMETMETEFEASRHYMQAEIGRTRDDLEKMRDKFRRLQNSYTASQRANQDLEEKLHALLRKVERDKKTMDQEIVELTNKLVDAKNTIDKLEELNERYRQDCNLAVQLLKCNKSHFRNHKFADLPYELQDMVNKHMKNSLPERAQGSQGAQAQEPDTLSLTPADVVPTSVIARVLEKPEPLVLNSAQSSSSAGRPVAEDVFVHVDMTGPQDESAGRENGGPGHARLPAGPGSEQQHLNGMCRRQGSLDCQSGEEGAAPSFEKLSPYPTPPPPHPLYPGRKVIEFSSDDKVKIPKNSPLPNCTYATRQAISLSLVQNEDEAADRQRTVPNSPAVSDGGWRSGTSSSSGGGGGGGGVGGNVPNHRPSFPQMDVTEPQSSQSSPFSSPPQPPSAFASSDSSEEDLLANWQRMFVEKMAPSSEGTLVNRTSFSSETIKDLQRTRSVKSGSEAIDRGAIRGAYSDGEEGSSARSWTASRESSLDTDTSSMADLRTKKGQYGGNFSPEESERLLMSLDPLDNSDGASGDTAVAVETSPTSAKQQQQPEEEFAEDAGSAGSSAEERDILPQDFPVIAPRVLAGLEDYAEKPPLHHHPKTGLSAGPTGSTRPQKSPKRMGVHHLHRKDSLTRAQEHGNLLD